In one Drosophila gunungcola strain Sukarami chromosome 2R unlocalized genomic scaffold, Dgunungcola_SK_2 000004F, whole genome shotgun sequence genomic region, the following are encoded:
- the LOC128254144 gene encoding protein kinase C, eye isozyme: MAAAAVATPGATVLPSSTPGGGAPPGAAPAAGVAGKGPGNLLEITGEANIVNYMKNRLRKGAMKRKGLELVNGHRFGVRFFKNPTYCGHCKDFIWGFGKQGFQCEECRFNIHQKCCKFVVFKCPGKDTDFDADCAKVKHGWISTTYTTPTFCDECGLLLHGVAHQGVKCENCNLNVHHACQESVPPMCGADISEVRGKLLLYVELKGNNLKVDIKEAANLIPMDTNGFSDPYIAVQMHPDRSGRTKKKTKTIQKNLNPVFNETFTFELQPQDRDKRLLIEVWDWDRTSRNDFMGSFSFSLEELQKEPVDGWYKFLSQVEGEHYNIPCVDAFNDIARLRDEVKHDRRPNEKRRMDNKDMPHNMSKRDMIRAADFNFVKTIGKGSFGKVLLAERRGTDELYAVKVLRKDVIIQTDDMELPMNEKRILALSGRPPFLVSMHSCFQTMDRLFFVMEYCKGGDLMYHMQQYGRFKESVALFYSVEVAIALFFLHERDIIYRDLKLDNILLDGEGHVKLVDFGLSKEGVTEQQNTRTFCGTPNYMAPEIVSYDPYSIAADWWSFGVLLFEFMAGQAPFEGEDDNAVFRNIKEKKAVFPKHFSQEAMDIITSFLTKKPNNRLGAGRYARQEITTHPFFRNIDWEKAEACEMEPPIRPKIKHRKDISNFDDVFTKEKTDLTPTDKLFMMNLDQNDFIGFSFMNPEFITII, encoded by the exons AtggctgccgctgctgttgccaCTCCGGGGGCCACTGTGCTCCCATCCTCGACACCCGGAGGTGGAGCTCCTCCAGGAGCTGCCCCGGCAGCTGGTGTGGCGGGCAAGGGTCCGGGAAATCTTCTAGAGATCACTGGCGAGGCAAATATAGTGAACTATATGAAGAATCGATTGAGAAAGGGCGCCATGAAGCGCAAGGGTCTCGAATTGGTCAATGGCCATCGATTCGGAGTGAGATTCTTTAAGAATCCTACTTACTGCGGTCACTGCAAGGATTTCATCTG GGGCTTTGGCAAGCAAGGTTTTCAGTGCGAGG AGTGCCGCTTCAACATCCATCAGAAATGCTGCAAGTTTGTGGTGTTCAAGTGTCCTGGAAAGGACACGGATTTCGATGCGGACTGTGCAAAGGTGAAACATGGCTGGATTTCGACCACCTACACGACACCAACGTTCTGCGACGAGTGCGGCCTGCTGCTCCATGGAGTGGCCCATCAGGGCGTCAAGTGCGAGA ATTGCAACCTCAATGTGCACCACGCGTGCCAGGAGTCGGTGCCACCCATGTGTGGAGCGGACATAAGTGAGGTGCGTGGCAAACTACTGCTCTACGTGGAGCTCAAAGGCAACAACCTGAAAGTGGACA TTAAGGAAGCGGCCAACCTAATTCCCATGGACACCAATGGCTTCAGCGATCCCTATATCGCTGTGCAAATGCACCCGGATCGTTCGGGACGCACCAAAAAGAAGACCAAGACCATTCAGAAGAACCTCAACCCGGTCTTTAATGAGACGTTTACTTT tGAACTACAGCCGCAGGATCGTGACAAGCGTTTGCTGATCGAGGTCTGGGATTGGGATCGTACTTCTCGCAATGACTTCATGGGTTCGTTTTCGTTCAGTCTGGAGGAGTTGCAAAAGGAACCCGTCGATGGCTGGTACAAGTTCCTTTCCCAAGTGGAGGGTGAGCACTACAACATTCCCTGTGTGGATGCCTTCAATGATATTGCGCGGCTACGCGATGAGGTCAAG CACGATCGTCGACCGAATGAGAAGCGTCGCATGGATAACAAGGACATGCCGCATAACATGAGCAAACGGGACATGATTCGAGCTGCTGATTTTAACTTTGTCAAGACAATTGGCAAGGGGTCCTTCGGCAAGGTCCTGCTGGCCGAGCGTCGAGGCACCGACGAGCTGTATGCCGTGAAGGTCCTGCGAAAGGATGTCATCATCCAAACGGACGACATGGAGCTGCCGATGAATGAAAAGAGAATTCTAGCCCTTTCCGGTCGTCCTCCATTCCTCGTTTCCATGCACTCCTGTTTCCAGACCATGGATCGATTGTTCTTTGTAATGGAATACTGCAAAGGAGGGGACCTTATGTATCACATGCAGCAGTACGGAAGATTCAAGGAATCCGTAGCCCT TTTCTACTCTGTGGAGGTGGCTATTGCCTTGTTTTTCCTACACGAGCGTGACATTATCTATAGGGATCTGAAGCTAGATAATATTTTACTAGATGGTGAGGGACACGTAAAGTTGGTCGACTTTGGGTTGAGCAAAGAGGGCGTGACCGAGCAGCAGAATACGCGCACTTTTTGTGGCACTCCCAACTACATGGCTCCAGAA ATTGTCAGCTATGATCCATATTCCATCGCTGCTGACTGGTGGTCCTTTGGAGTTTTGCTATTTGAATTCATGGCTGGTCAGGCTCCATTTGAAGGTGAAGATGATAATGCTGTCTTCAGAAACATCAAGGAGAAAAAGGCCGTGTTTCCCAAGCATTTTAGCCAAGAGGCCATGGACATTATTACCAGC ttccTTACCAAAAAGCCCAACAATCGGTTAGGCGCAGGACGTTATGCCAGGCAGGAAATAACCACGCATCCTTTCTTCCGCAACATCGACTGGGAAAAGGCAGAGGCTTGCGAAATGGAGCCACCCATTAGGCCCAAGATT aaACACCGCAAGGATATAAGCAACTTTGATGATGTCTTCACTAAGGAGAAGACGGACTTAACTCCCACGGACAAGCTTTTCATGATGAATCTGGACCAAAACGATTTTATTGGATTCTCCTTTATGAATCCAGAGTTCATTACAATTATATAA